AGCTCGAGGGCGAGCATGTGGGGGGTATAAAGGAAAACGGCAATAGTAATGATCCTGGAGAATGTGAGGGGGGAATAAAACACCTGAAATGCCTATAACAGGAGCAGTACCATGAACCCCAAGGTGTTTTTTGAGTACCCCTTTTCACCCACAATTAACGCGAGTGAGAGGGAAAGGAAAAGCAATATCGCCAGTGAAAGGGTAAGAACATTAGACATGACTCCGGAGTTCGGTCTTCTTTCCTCTTTAATTCGGTCATAGAGGTACTCCTTAACTGCCTTCATACTTTTGTTCGCTAATAGGATCCCATCACCGAAATTATAGGGAGTAAGATATGAGGGGGAAATCCCGATTTGATTAAATACGGAGCAACAAAAATAAGTAAGAGGAGCGTTTGAAACAGAATAGAAGCCTTGAGTGTTCTGCCTTCCATAATTTACACCTCAGCCTCATGCTTCTCCACCACTTTTTCTGAGGTGACACAACCAGATTTAAACATAACCCCTCAGCTTATCCTGACAGTATTTCCTTATATTTGGTCGGCTCTATGAGCATTTTTTACCCCCTCACAGACCTGCATTTATTGATATTTAGGGTATTCCCCGGTTGCCAACCCACGACTCACTTCATCTACTCTCCCTTACTAAAAAACGTTTTCGAACGACCGGAGAGTTCACATCACCGGGCTGCCCCCCAAAATGTCCTCCAAACCCCACACCAGGTGGCCTTCCCCTCTAAGCCCCTCCTTTCCCTCAACGCTTTTAGCTACTAATCCGTAATACTTCTCCCAACCGTCCAGTCCAACAAGCTCCGCTTTCCTCTCAAGGTCTTTCAGAATTCCCCTCGCCTCTCTGTCACTCAAATCCTTCCACTTTACCTCAACGAACAGCGCCTTCTTTTCGCGCTCGTTTAGAGCAACGAGATCAATCTCCTCGCCCCTGTGCCACCATCTTCCAATCTTGGTGAACCCAAAGCCGGTCAGCTTTGTGAAGACCTCCGGCTTCCTCAAGAGGCGTTCAAAGACCGCCCCCATGTACTCGTTGAAGTCCTCCTTGGAGCGCTCCCAGACTTCCCTACTCATTCCGGCCTCAAGGTAGCTCCTGTTCGGGAGAACGTAGCGGAACCAGAAGACGAGATAGTTGTCCGTTATCGAGTACCGGCCCCGTTTTAAGGCCTCCTTCCTTGAGGCGGTAACCGGAACCTCCCGTTCCACCATTCCGAGTTTTTCAAGGACATTCAGGTACTTCGACACAAGGCTCTTCTCAAGTCCCGTGGCGTTCACTATCTCCCCGAACCTGCTTCTTCCGCTCGCAACCGCCTGGAGTATGGCGAAGTAGTTCGCCGGCTCCCTAACTTCCTCCTTCAGGAGTATCTCCGCCTCCTCGTAGAGGAAAGCCCCCTTGGAGAGAACCCTCTCCACTACGTTTTCATCGAAGCCTTTCCCCGGGTTGAATCGGAGGAGATAGGCAGGGATTCCCCCGAGGACGCCGTAAACCTTCACGAGCTCCTCGGTAGAGTAGCTTGGGAAGAACTCCCTCAAGCTCCAGAATGGCAGCTCACCAACCTTCCACTGGCCTGTTCTCCTGCCGTACAGTGGACTTTTATAGCCGAGAACTTCGGTCTCCATTGAGGAAACGCTCGACCCGCAGAGGATCAGCATCAGGTCGCCCTTCGAGAGCTCCATATCCCAGGCCCTCTGGATAAGAGAAAGCACCGGCTTATAACGCTCGATGAGGTATGGGAACTCGTCAATTATGAGAACCACCCTTCTCCCATTTACCCTCTTTGAAAACTCGATGAGGAGCTCGTCTACCTCGCTGAACTCTATCTTCGGAAACAGTCTATCTCCCAGAAAGTCACCCATCATCCTCTGGAGCTCGCGGAGATTGTCCATGTAAGGCTTCTCGCTCGCCAGAAAGTAAACGTGCTCCTTGTCCCTGGCAAAGTGCAGAAGAAGCTCGGTCTTCCCTATTCTCCTCCTGCCGTAGATTATCAGAAGTTCCGCATCTCCGGAGGCGTATCTCTCCTCAAGGAAGGCCAACTCCATCTTCCTGTCCACGAACTTTTGTCTACTCATGAGTATAATACTCGCGCTTCAACTATTTAAGGATTCCGGTCATCGAGGGATGGGAATAGATAAAACGCCTCTCAGAGGCCACTTGCGGGACGTCCTTAGGGCCTCAAAAAAGTTCACAAGAGCTCGAGAATCTTATCCTCCCCTCCCTGCAGCACAAGTGGCCTCGACAGGTGCTTCCTCGCATCGGGTGGGACCTCATAGATTTTCCTTTCAAGATCGCGCGGCACCTCGACGGCGATCAGCTTTTTCGGCATCTTGTAGCCACAGCGCTTGCACTTGAGATAGTCGCCCTTGCTCTTCATGGTTCCACCGCACTTCGGGCAGCGCGGCTTCTGATACTCCACCTTCGAGACGAGCTTGACCGGATAGAACTTCTCGAGGTTGAGCGTTAGAACGCCCTCGTGCTCCTTGACACCGCCGGCAGCTATGATTTCATCCCCGGGAAGAAGTTTGCGCACCCAGTTCCTGAACTTCTTGGTCGGCTCGAAGGCTGCCACCCTGATCTTCCCGGTTTCGTCCTCAAGCTCGAAGAACACGTGCCTCCCGCGCTCCCAGTATGGCGAAGCGACCCTTCCCCTAACCACCGCGCTGTCGTAGAGCCTCAGCTCGCCGATCTTCTTGGGAGTGAGGTGGTCGTCGGTGTTCTGGTTCGTCTTGTAGAGCTGGTAGAAGGCAAAGGGCTCCCCGAACTTCACCATCTCGAAGACCTGGAGGACTTTTGCCCTGTCAACCCCGCGGATTCCAACGAGGACAGGGTCCTTGCCGTGGGGTGTGATGAGAACACTCCTCTTGTAGGGGTCAACGTTGTCGTAGCTGAAGGGATAGGCCCACCTATCGGCCGAAAAGACGCTCTCCTCGTTTACCCGCCTGGGGGTTCCGAAGTTCTCAGGCTCCCTGTAAGCTAAAAGCTCGTAGGTGAACTTTTCCAGCGGGTAGCCGATGGCCGCGAGCGAGCCGATAACTCCCCTCCCGAGCTTGAACTTGAAATATTCAGCCCCAACAATTCTCGCAACTTTCTCTGCCTCCCCTATGGTCACATGCTCCCTTAGGGCCTTAAGGGAGAACTCCCTAAGCTTATCGGGAACTTCTCCCTCAAGGAAAACCACACCGGGGTTCGTGTTCTCGTGCTCAAAATCCGAGAGCTCCTTAACATAGGAGAGAACCGTGTCCTTGATTTCGGGGATGGTCTCCTCGTCCGCCTCGAAGGTCATAACGACTGCCCCGTTGCCGCGCGTCTTGTAGGGAATGTTCGGGTTGAGGCGGATGAGCCTTGGTAAATCCACCGGCTCCGCTACCTTGGACAGCTCACGGTAGAGGAGGGCTCCCAGATAGGTGGTGCACATGCCGTCCGGTGAGTCTGTGTCGTCAATCGCTATGTGGAGTCTCATGGTTGGAAGCTGGGGGAAGGCGTTAAAAGCTTATCCCCTCCACTCCTCCCTGAGGATGTCGTAGAAGAGTTCGTCAACGTAGCCGTAACCGGGAACGTGGACGTTCTGGCGCAGCTTTCCGACGAGCTTGAATCCGTTCTTTTCGAGCACCTTTCTTGAGCCCACGTTGGGTTCGTAAACGCGCGCGTAGACCTTCCTCAGGTTAAGCTCCTCAAAGGCATACCTCAGTGCCAGGCCCACCGCCTCGGCCATGTAGCCCCTCCTCCAGTAGCGCTTCCAGAGGAAGTAGCCGAGCTCGGCCTTGCCGTTCTTCGTGTCTATGTTGTGGAGCCCTATAACTCCCATGAGCTCGTTGCTCGTGTTGTTCACGATGGCGAAGACCTTGTGCCTCTCCTTGTTCTTACGGAGGTTCTCGTACCACTCGAGCTCGTCCTCGAAGTAGAAGACTTCCTCCGGCGCCTGAAGGAAGCGTCTAACTTCCCTGTCGTTGAACCACTCCCACAGCTTCGATAGGTCCTCCCTGAGGAGCAGGCCGAGTGAGACATTGTCCCCCACTGCTATAGCGGGCCGCCTCATGCGCACCACGGTATAACATCGCTCCCATCGTAATTAAACTTAACCGTTCCACCGGCGAAACTTTTAAACCCCTATGTGCGTATATTGGTTTGATGGAGAAGGAGAGACTTATGCGGATAGTTGAGAGCACGTTGCGTGCCACGGGCTTCAAGGTGGCCCGGATGGAGTTTAAGGGGTCGTGCTTCGACCTAGTTGCCAGTAGGATTTTTGCCCTGCTCTTCATAAAGGTGCTCCAGAACATTGACTCGATAAGTGCGGAGCAGGCGGAGGATTTAAAACGCCTCTCCAAGTTCTTCAGGGCGACGCCGCTGATAGTCGGGCTCAGGACAAAAAACGAGGAGCTTGAGGACGGAGTTGTGTACGAGCGCTTCGGGGTCTACGCCATAAACCCTCCCACGCTCTACGACATGCTCGTGGAGAACGAGATGCCGGCAATCTTCGCGGAGAGGGGCGGCTTCTACGTCAACATTGATGGCGAGCTCCTGAAGGCCTTAAGGGAGGAGAGGGGATACAGCCTCGGGGAACTCGCGAACCTCCTTGGAGTCTCGAGGAAGAGCCTCCAGAACTACGAGAAGGGGAGGAGCGCGGTCAGCCTCGAGGTGGCCGTGAGGCTCGAACAGATTTTCGATGCACCAATAGCGAGACCTATAGATATTCTGAGCGCGAGGGTGGAGGCGAACCTTGAGAGCAAGCCCGAAACGCCCCTTGAGAGGGAGATTTTCGAGAGGCTTCAGGAGCTTGGAATGGGCGTCATAAAGGTCAAGAGGGCGCCGTTCAACGCGGTATCGAGGGAGGACGAGTTCAAGATACTCACGGGAATTGACGCCAAGAAGACCTCCACGACGGTAAAGAGGGCCCGTATGGTGGACGAGGTCAGCAGGATAATCAACAGCGACGGCGTCTTCATACTCGAGCGCACCAAGACAGAGGTGGTTGGAGAAATACCCCTCATCCCCAAGGAGACGCTGAGCGAGCTCAGGGACGCGGACGAGCTCATAGAAGTAATAGAAGAACTGAAGAGGCAGATAAAGAAGAAGCTCCTTCAGAGGTGAACTGCCCTCGATAGGAGCACACGCACCGCGTAGGCCTGGGCGGTTTTTTCGAGCAGCCATGAGCGCAGGGCCTCGTCCCTCACTTCTCCCGCCAGCCTGAAGGCCCCCTCAACGTCCCCCTCCTCAAGGAGGGAGAGAACGAGCCTCCCAATGGCCATAGTCCTGTATGGTTCTTCCCGCGTTCCCTTCAACACCCGCAGGGCCTCGTTTACCTCGCCGTAGCGCAGGTAGGCCGTTATGATGGCCATCTTGCACTTCCCACTACCGCAGAATGGCTCGATTAGCGGGAGGGCCCTTCTGTAGGAGGCCATTGGATTGCCGGCTATGCCCGAGAGGAGCTTCACGATGAGTTCCTCCCCCGGCTCCTCCCCGAGGAGCGTCACAACGCTCTCGGGCGAGCGCTCCATGAGCGCGAGTATCAACCCCGCCCGGAGGCGGTCCTTCAGGTGGGGAGGGAGAGCCGCCAGGAGCCCACGGAGGAGGCCGGCTTCACCGGCGCGGGCGACCCTATAGAGGGCCCTCCTCACGACCTCATCGTAAACGCCCGATTCCCTCGCGCCCTCAATGAGCGTCCCTACCATTTCGGGAGGAGTGTTCTCGGCCAGCAGGAGCAGGGCCCTCTCCCTAATGGGGGCGCTCTCGATGTTTTCAAGCATTCTGAAGGCATCCTTTGCACTGTTCTCCCCAATGTATGCCCGAAGGAGGGTGAAGAACGCCCTTGAACGCTCATCTCTTCCCGGAATGTGACCGGCGATTTCCTCCGCCGTGCCGTAGTCGCCCATCTCAACGAGGCGCTTTACGAGCTTCAGGCCAAGGGCCGCCCTCTCGGGGGAGGGTAGATAGCCCATGATGCCGAGGGCAGAGGAGAC
This region of Palaeococcus ferrophilus DSM 13482 genomic DNA includes:
- a CDS encoding ATP-binding protein, encoding MSRQKFVDRKMELAFLEERYASGDAELLIIYGRRRIGKTELLLHFARDKEHVYFLASEKPYMDNLRELQRMMGDFLGDRLFPKIEFSEVDELLIEFSKRVNGRRVVLIIDEFPYLIERYKPVLSLIQRAWDMELSKGDLMLILCGSSVSSMETEVLGYKSPLYGRRTGQWKVGELPFWSLREFFPSYSTEELVKVYGVLGGIPAYLLRFNPGKGFDENVVERVLSKGAFLYEEAEILLKEEVREPANYFAILQAVASGRSRFGEIVNATGLEKSLVSKYLNVLEKLGMVEREVPVTASRKEALKRGRYSITDNYLVFWFRYVLPNRSYLEAGMSREVWERSKEDFNEYMGAVFERLLRKPEVFTKLTGFGFTKIGRWWHRGEEIDLVALNEREKKALFVEVKWKDLSDREARGILKDLERKAELVGLDGWEKYYGLVAKSVEGKEGLRGEGHLVWGLEDILGGSPVM
- the tiaS gene encoding tRNA(Ile2) 2-agmatinylcytidine synthetase TiaS gives rise to the protein MRLHIAIDDTDSPDGMCTTYLGALLYRELSKVAEPVDLPRLIRLNPNIPYKTRGNGAVVMTFEADEETIPEIKDTVLSYVKELSDFEHENTNPGVVFLEGEVPDKLREFSLKALREHVTIGEAEKVARIVGAEYFKFKLGRGVIGSLAAIGYPLEKFTYELLAYREPENFGTPRRVNEESVFSADRWAYPFSYDNVDPYKRSVLITPHGKDPVLVGIRGVDRAKVLQVFEMVKFGEPFAFYQLYKTNQNTDDHLTPKKIGELRLYDSAVVRGRVASPYWERGRHVFFELEDETGKIRVAAFEPTKKFRNWVRKLLPGDEIIAAGGVKEHEGVLTLNLEKFYPVKLVSKVEYQKPRCPKCGGTMKSKGDYLKCKRCGYKMPKKLIAVEVPRDLERKIYEVPPDARKHLSRPLVLQGGEDKILELL
- a CDS encoding GNAT family N-acetyltransferase; the protein is MRRPAIAVGDNVSLGLLLREDLSKLWEWFNDREVRRFLQAPEEVFYFEDELEWYENLRKNKERHKVFAIVNNTSNELMGVIGLHNIDTKNGKAELGYFLWKRYWRRGYMAEAVGLALRYAFEELNLRKVYARVYEPNVGSRKVLEKNGFKLVGKLRQNVHVPGYGYVDELFYDILREEWRG
- a CDS encoding transcriptional regulator, coding for MEKERLMRIVESTLRATGFKVARMEFKGSCFDLVASRIFALLFIKVLQNIDSISAEQAEDLKRLSKFFRATPLIVGLRTKNEELEDGVVYERFGVYAINPPTLYDMLVENEMPAIFAERGGFYVNIDGELLKALREERGYSLGELANLLGVSRKSLQNYEKGRSAVSLEVAVRLEQIFDAPIARPIDILSARVEANLESKPETPLEREIFERLQELGMGVIKVKRAPFNAVSREDEFKILTGIDAKKTSTTVKRARMVDEVSRIINSDGVFILERTKTEVVGEIPLIPKETLSELRDADELIEVIEELKRQIKKKLLQR